A portion of the Vulpes vulpes isolate BD-2025 chromosome 5, VulVul3, whole genome shotgun sequence genome contains these proteins:
- the DSEL gene encoding dermatan-sulfate epimerase-like protein → MALMFTGHFLFLALVVFAFSTFEESVSNYSDWAVFTDDIDQFKTQKVQDFKPNHKLKKSMLHPSLYFDAGEIQAMRQKSRTSHLHLFRAIRSAVTVMLSNPTYYLPPPKHADFAAKWNEIYGNNLPPLALYCLLSPEDKVAFEFILEYMDRMVGYKDWLVENAPGDEVPVGHSLTGFATAFDFLYNLLDGHRRQKYLEKIWAVTEEMYEYSKVRSWGKQLLHNHQATNMVALLTGALVTGVDKGSKANIWKQVVVDVMEKTMFLLNHIVDGSLDEGVAYGSYTAKSVTQYVFLAQRHFNINNLDNNWLKMHFWFYYATLLPGFQRTVGIADSNYNWFYGPESQLVFLDKFILKNGAGNWLAQQIRRHRPKDGPMVPSTAQRWSTLHTEFIWYDPQLTPQPPAEYGTAKMHIFPNWGVVTYGAGLPNTQTNTFVSFKSGKLGGRAVYDIVHFQPYSWIDGWRSFNPGHEHPDQNSFTFAPNGQVFVSEALYGPKLSHLNNVLVFAPSPTSQCNKPWEGQLGECAQWLKWTGEEAGDAAGEVITASQHGEMVFVSGEAVSAYSSAMKLKSVYRALLLLNSQTLLVVDHVERQDNSPVKSVSAFFHNLDIDFKYIPYRFMNRYNGAMMDVWDAHYRMFWFDHRGNSPIASIQEAEQAAEFKKRWTQFVNVTFQMESTITRIAYVFYGPYVNVSSCRFIDNSNSGLQISLNVNNTEHVVSIVTDYHNLKTRFNYLGFGGFANVADQGQITRFGLGTQAIAKPIRHDRVIFPFGFKFNIAVGLILCISLVILTFQWRFYLSFRKLMRWILILVIALWFIELLDVWSTCTQPICAKWARTEAEASLKSLSSEGHHIDLPNVVITSLPGSGAEILKQLFFNSSDFLYIRVPTTYIDIPETEFEIDSFVDACEWKASDIHSVHFRLLRGWLQSLVQDTKLHLQNIHLHEPSRGKLAQYFTANKDKKRKLKRRESLPEQRSRMKGTFDRDAEYIRALRRHLVYYPTARPVLSLSSGSWTLKLHFFQEVLGASMRALYIVRDPRAWIYSMLYSSKPSLYSLKNVPEHLAKLFKIEGGKGKCNLNSGYAFEYESLRKELSKSKSNAVSLLSHLWLANTAAALRINTDLLPTSYQLIKFEDIVHFPQKTTERIFAFLGIPLSPASLNQILFATSTNLFYLPYEGEISPTNTNVWKQNLPRDEIKLIENICWTLMERLGYPKFMD, encoded by the coding sequence ATGGCGTTAATGTTTACAggacatttcttatttttagctttagTGGTGTTTGCTTTCTCTACTTTTGAGGAATCTGTGAGCAATTACTCTGACTGGGCAGTTTTCACAGATGATATAGATCAGTTTAAGACACAGAAAGTGCAAGATTTCAAACCCAATCACAAGCTGAAGAAAAGTATGCTTCATCCAAGTTTATATTTCGATGCTGGAGAAATCCAGGCAATGAGACAGAAGTCTCGTACAAGCCATTTGCATCTCTTTCGAGCTATCAGAAGTGCAGTAACAGTTATGCTGTCCAACCCCACATACTACCTACCTCCACCCAAGCATGCTGATTTTGCTGCCAAGTGGAATGAAATTTATGGTAACAATCTGCCTCCTTTAGCATTGTACTGTTTGTTAAGCCCAGAAGACAAAGTCgcctttgagtttatcttggaaTATATGGACAGGATGGTTGGCTACAAAGACTGGCTAGTTGAGAATGCACCAGGGGATGAGGTTCCAGTTGGCCATTCCTTAACAGGTTTTGCCACTGCCTTTGACTTTTTATATAACTTACTAGATGGTCATCGAAGACAAAAATACCTGGAAAAAATATGGGCTGTTACTGAGGAGATGTATGAGTATTCCAAGGTCCGTTCGTGGGGCAAACAACTTCTCCATAATCACCAGGCGACTAACATGGTAGCATTACTCACCGGGGCTTTGGTGACTGGGGTAGATAAAGGATCCAAagcaaatatatggaaacaaGTTGTAGTAGATGTGATGGAAAAGACCATGTTTCTGTTGAATCACATTGTTGATGGTTCTCTGGATGAAGGTGTGGCCTATGGAAGCTACACAGCTAAATCAGTCACACAGTATGTTTTTCTAGCCCAGCGCCATTTTAATATCAACAACTTGGATAATAACTGGTTAAAAATGCACTTTTGGTTCTATTATGCCACCCTTTTACCAGGCTTCCAAAGAACTGTGGGTATAGCAGATTCCAATTATAATTGGTTTTATGGTCCAGAGAGCCAGTTGGTGTTTTTGGATAAGTTTATCTTAAAGAATGGAGCTGGGAATTGGTTAGCTCAGCAAATTAGAAGGCACCGACCTAAGGATGGACCGATGGTCCCCTCCACTGCCCAGAGGTGGAGTACTCTTCACACTGAATTCATCTGGTATGATCCCCAGCTCACCCCACAGCCTCCTGCTGAATACGGTACTGCAAAAATGCACATATTCCCTAACTGGGGTGTTGTCACTTATGGAGCTGGGTTGCCAAATACGCAGACCAAtacatttgtgtcttttaaaTCTGGGAAGCTAGGGGGGCGAGCTGTGTATGACATAGTTCACTTTCAGCCATACTCCTGGATTGATGGGTGGAGAAGCTTTAACCCAGGACATGAGCATCCAGATCAGAACTCATTTACTTTTGCCCCCAATGGGCAAGTATTTGTTTCTGAAGCTCTCTATGGACCCAAGCTGAGCCACCTAAACAATGTACTGGTGTTTGCTCCATCACCCACAAGCCAGTGTAATAAGCCCTGGGAAGGTCAACTGGGAGAATGTGCACAGTGGCTCAAGTGGACCGGTGAGGAGGCTGGTGATGCAGCAGGGGAAGTCATTACTGCCTCTCAACACGGAGAAATGGTATTTGTGAGTGGGGAAGCAGTGTCTGCTTACTCTTCAGCAATGAAGCTGAAAAGTGTGTATCGTGCTTTGCTTCTCTTAAATTCTCAAACGTTGCTGGTTGTTGATCACGTTGAGCGGCAAGACAATTCCCCAGTAAAATCTGTCAGTGCCTTCTTTCATAATCTGGACATCGATTTTAAGTACATCCCATATAGGTTTATGAACAGGTACAATGGCGCCATGATGGATGTGTGGGATGCACACTACAGAATGTTCTGGTTTGATCATCGAGGCAATAGTCCCATTGCTAGTATACAAGAGGCAGAGCAAGCTGCTGAATTTAAGAAACGGTGGACTCAATTCGTTAATGTTACATTTCAGATGGAATCCACGATCACAAGAATTGCATATGTCTTTTATGGGCCATATGTCAATGTTTCCAGCTGCAGATTTATCGATAATTCCAATTCTGGACTTCAGATTTCTCTCAATGTCAATAATACTGAACATGTTGTTTCCATTGTAACTGACTACCATAACCTGAAGACAAGGTTCAATTACCTGGGTTTTGGTGGCTTTGCCAATGTGGCTGACCAGGGCCAGATAACCCGATTTGGTTTGGGCACTCAAGCAATAGCAAAGCCCATAAGACATGATAGGGTTATTTTCCCCTttggatttaaatttaatatagCAGTCGGATTGATTTTGTGCATTAGCTTGGTGATTTTAACCTTTCAGTGGCGGTTTTACCTTTCTTTTAGAAAGCTAATGCGGTGGATCCTAATCCTTGTTATTGCCTTGTGGTTTATTGAGCTGCTGGATGTGTGGAGCACTTGCACTCAGCCCATCTGTGCAAAATGGGCAAGGACGGAGGCCGAGGCAAGCCTGAAGTCTTTGTCTTCCGAAGGGCACCACATCGATCTTCCCAACGTCGTCATTACCTCACTTCCTGGTTCGGGGGCTGAAATTCTCAAACAACTTTTTTTCAACAGTAGTGATTTTCTCTACATCAGAGTTCCTACAACCTACATCGATATTCCTGAAACTGAATTTGAAATTGACTCATTTGTAGACGCCTGTGAATGGAAGGCATCTGATATCCACAGTGTGCATTTCCGTTTGCTCCGAGGCTGGTTGCAGTCCTTAGTTCAAGACACGAAACTACATTTGCAAAACATCCATCTGCATGAACCCAGTAGGGGTAAACTGGCCCAATATTTTACAGCGAataaggacaaaaaaagaaaattgaaaaggagagAGTCTTTGCCAGAACAAAGAAGTAGAATGAAAGGCACCTTTGATAGAGATGCTGAATATATTAGGGCTTTGAGGAGACACCTGGTCTATTACCCAACCGCACGTCCTGTGCTCAGCTTAAGCAGCGGGAGCTGGACCttaaagcttcatttttttcaggAAGTTTTAGGAGCTTCTATGAGGGCATTGTACATAGTAAGGGACCCTCGGGCATGGATTTATTCAATGCTGTACAGTAGTAAACCAAGTCTCTACTCTTTGAAAAATGTACCAGAGCACTTAGctaaattgtttaaaatagagGGAGGTAAAGGAAAATGTAACTTAAATTCAGGTTATGCTTTCGAATATGAATCGTTGAGGAAAGAATTATCAAAATCCAAGTCAAATGCAGTCTCCCTGTTGTCTCATTTGTGGCTGGCAAACACAGCAGCAGCCCTGAGAATAAATACAGATTTGCTGCCTACCAGCTACCAGCTGATCAAGTTTGAAGATATTGTACATTTTCCTCAGAAAACCACTGAAAGGATTTTTGCCTTTCTTGGAATACCTTTGTCTCCTGCTAGTTTAAACCAAATACTGTTTGCCACCTCCACAAACCTTTTCTATCTTCCCTACGAAGGGGAGATATCACCAACTAATACTAATGTTTGGAAACAAAACCTGCCTAGAGATGAAATTAAATTGATTGAGAACATCTGCTGGACACTGATGGAGCGTCTAGGATATCCAAAGTTTATGGACTAA